One region of Alosa sapidissima isolate fAloSap1 chromosome 1, fAloSap1.pri, whole genome shotgun sequence genomic DNA includes:
- the elovl8a gene encoding ELOVL fatty acid elongase 8a, whose protein sequence is MTRTGVSQIASPWQRLLIFYQWILDNGDKRTDPWLLVYSPVPITCIFLCYLIIVWLGPKLMAHKEPVNIKAILIIYNFTMVCLSAYMFYEFTATSWLANYSLLCQPVDYSNSPLGIRMASVCWWFYFSKVIELSDTVFFILRKKNSQLTFLHVYHHCTMIFNWWAGVKYVAGGQSFLIGLINSLVHVVMYMYYGLAALGPHMQKYLWWKRYLTSIQLLQFLIVTVHTTYNLFADCDFPNSMNIVVVAYAISLIGLFSNFYYQSYIAKKTKRL, encoded by the exons ATGACGAGGACGGGG GTGTCTCAAATCGCCTCGCCATGGCAGAGACTTCTAATCTTCTATCAATGGATCTTAGACAATGGAG ACAAAAGGACAGATCCATGGCTGTTGGTGTACTCCCCTGTCCCCATCACCTGTATCTTCCTGTGCTACCTCATCATCGTGTGGCTTGGACCAAAGCTAATGGCACACAAAGAGCCAGTCAACATCAAAGCCATACTCATCATTTacaacttcaccatggtgtgcCTGTCTGCCTATATGTTCTATGAG TTTACCGCGACCTCCTGGTTGGCCAATTACAGTTTACTCTGTCAGCCAGTGGACTACAGCAACAGCCCATTAGGGATCAGG ATGgccagtgtgtgttggtggttcTACTTTTCAAAAGTCATTGAGCTGAGCGATACA GTGTTCTTCATCTTAAGGAAGAAGAACAGTCAGTTGACATTCCTACATGTCTACCACCACTGCACCATGATCTTTAACTGGTGGGCAGGTGTCAAATATGTGGCTGGGGGCCAGT CATTCCTGATTGGACTCATCAACTCTCTGGTCCACGTGGTGATGTACATGTACTATGGACTAGCGGCCCTGGGCCCCCACATGCAGAAGTACCTGTGGTGGAAACGCTACCTGACCTCCATACAGCTG CTCCAGTTCCTCATTGTTACTGTTCACACCACCTACAACCTGTTTGCCGACTGCGACTTCCCCAACTCCATGAATATCGTTGTGGTAGCGTACGCCATCAGCCTGATTGGACTCTTCAGCAACTTCTACTATCAAAGCTACATTGCCAAGAAGACCAAGAGGCTGTGA
- the si:ch73-382f3.1 gene encoding 52 kDa repressor of the inhibitor of the protein kinase isoform X1, translated as MGGCSAPNCSNSTTIGKQLFRFPKDPVRSRKWVINCRRDFVPTPCSRLCQDHFEESQFEEIARSPAGGKKLKPNAIPTLFNVPDPPSPITPQITLPIKPEPVEKDLNVGDHGYARRQPKLSTEEEAGLQATEEEHPCTLCQHYKAQLEQQQQHTARLQREVEEMKKRLHKLNKIEKGLQMFLFEDQIRALTLAKRSRRAVWSQDTVLTARKIRCAVGVKGYEFLRDLGYPLPSYRTLCNRLEPKAMSTSMQEELAELGLGIITSCNSPEGSGANDDGLIGVMT; from the exons ATGGGTGGATGCTCTGCACCAAATTGCTCTAACTCCACTACTATAGGTAAACAACTCTTTAGATTTCCGAAAGACCCCGTACGAAGCAGAAAGTGGGTGATAAACTGTCGACGTGACTTTGTGCCGACACCCTGCTCCAGGTTATGCCAG GACCATTTCGAAGAAAGTCAGTTTGAAGAAATCGCAAGATCACCAGCAGGGGGGAAGAAACTAAAACCTAATGCCATCCCTACCCTCTTTAATGTACCCGACCCCCCCTCTCCCATCACACCTCAGATAACTCTACCTATTAAACCAGAACCAG TGGAGAAGGACCTTAACGTGGGAGACCATGGCTATGCTCGGCGACAGCCTAAACTGAGTACAGAGGAGGAGGCAGGACTGCAGGCCACAGAGGAAGAGCACCCTTGCACTCTCTGTCAACACTACAAGGCTCAGCtggagcagcagcaacaacacacaGCCAGGCTACAGAGAGAG GTAGAGGAAATGAAGAAACGTCTCCACAAACTGAACAAGATCGAGAAAGGGCTTCAGATGTTCCTGTTTGAGGATCAGATCCGGGCGCTCACCTTGGCCAAGCGCTCGCGCAGGGCCGTGTGGTCTCAGGACACTGTGTTGACTGCCCGCAAAATCCGTTGCGCCGTCGGGGTCAAAGGGTACGAGTTCCTCCGAGATCTGGGATACCCCTTACCCTCCTACAGAACTTTGTGCAACCGATTGGAGCCCAAAGCAATGTCCACCAGCATGCAGGAAGAGCTGGCTGAACTGGGCCTTGGCATCATAACATCATGTAACAGTCCAGAGGGCAGTGGAGCTAATGATGACGGACTTATAGGGGTGATGACGTAG
- the selenop2 gene encoding selenoprotein Pb yields the protein MQGLRALWLTALPALLWASPLLVERDTEASRICKTAPHWEIEGKAPMEELHGHIVMVALLKASUHFCLTQASRMGDLRDRLALSKLANVSFLIVNEQEAQSRAMYWELKRRAAEGIPVYQQSPLQQDVWAALQGEKDDVLIYDRCGKLTFHIVLPYSFLHFPYVEAAIRATYHRDICNCSLHSYTSFESGFHNSTSNDTTLYPTPIPDQAHGNVTVRADDQEGPADKTQLLPQPSQSDSDRVHSHQAHKHTHGHHGHHDHHGHAATTGDTTPENHDR from the exons ATGCAGGGACTCCGTGCTCTGTGGCTGACTGCACTCCCTGCCCTCCTGTGGGCATCACCACTGTTGGTGGAAAGGGATACTGAAGCCTCCAGGATATGCAAGACTGCCCCACACTGGGAGATAGAAGGCAAAGCCCCCATGGAGGAGCTCCATGGGCACATAGTGATGGTGGCGCTTCTCAAAGCTAGCTGACACTTCTGCCTGACGCAAGCTTCCCG CATGGGAGACTTGCGTGACAGGCTGGCCCTGAGTAAGCTGGCCAATGTGTCATTCCTGATTGTGAATGAGCAAGAGGCCCAATCCAGAGCCATGTACTGGGAGCTGAAGAGGAGAGCAGCAGAAGGGATCCCTGTCTATCAGCAGAGTCCCCTCCAACAAGACGTCTGGGCTGCTCTTCAGGGAGAAAAAGATGACGTCCTCATTTATGACAG GTGTGGCAAGCTGACTTTTCACATCGTTCTGCCATACAGCTTCCTACATTTCCCATATGTGGAGGCCGCCATCCGGGCCACATATCACAGAGATATCTGTAACTGCTCA TTGCATTCTTACACGTCCTTTGAATCGGGATTCCACAATTCTACGAGCAATGACACCACGCTGTATCCAACACCAATCCCTGACCAGGCCCATGGTAACGTAACAGTCCGGGCAGACGATCAAGAGGGTCCTGCAGACAAGACTCAACTGCTCCCCCAGCCTTCTCAAAGTGATAGTGATAGGGTCCACTCCcatcaagcacacaaacacacacatggtcaccaTGGTCACCATGATCACCATGGCCATGCTGCAACCACAGGAGACACCACACCAGAAAACCATGATCGGTAA
- the toe1 gene encoding target of EGR1 protein 1 gives MATSMVVPVVDVQSNNFKEMWPAILLAIKSSSFISLDTELSGLGNRKSLLAESIEDRYKAICHAARTRSILSLGLACFKKLEDKADHTYFVQVYNLTLLCSEEYVIEPQSVQFLVQHGFDFNKQYAQGVPYNKGNDKGGDVHVINVRNLFVEILRAHKPLVVHNGLVDMVFLYQSFYAHLPEKLGTFTADLSEMFPAGIYDTKYATEYELRLTASYLEYAFKKCKLDNGRSIQAGGHGPHVFLEFCNYTGNMQSYVDYRPCADGHVGGATDVCIQFSAYGWCPNGSQCPMSHDTDLIIQQDERTKESKRQKRKRKKKQKGPQESYEEGLDAPPTKQAHLEGSNVEEQGQNNGVEKNCTSAVTEMTDDLQEDSCADAGSINRETLGASAEEEGAVPSGAQTGDPSALAVKTREADAAVKRAEAGTHRAGFDAFMTGYIFSYASSLAAKSEESSPGKWLLGCLNKLYLSGKSVPLHIVKSTFSKSSKAHMHKMDIVWGKRLSNNAAPRVETMA, from the exons ATGGCAACCTCGATGGTGGTCCCGGTTGTGGATGTACAGAGCAATAATTTCAAAGAGATGTGGCCAGCAATTTTGTTGGCCATTAAATCATCATCTTTTATATCTTTGGACACG GAGCTGAGCGGTTTGGGAAACAGAAAGAGTCTTCTTGCAGA GTCCATTGAAGACCGTTATAAGGCAATTTGCCATGCAGCTCGTACACGCTCCATTCTGTCCCTTGGTTTGGCGTGTTTCAAGAAACTTGAGGATAAA GCTGACCATACTTACTTCGTGCAAGTGTACAACTTGACTTTACTCTGTTCAGAGGAGTATGTTATTGAACCCCAATCAGTCCAGTTCCTTGTGCAACATGGTTTTGATTTCAACAAACAGTATGCTCAGGGGGTCCCATACAATAAGGGCAACGATAAG GGTGGCGATGTCCATGTGATAAATGTTCGTAATCTTTTCGTGGAGATCCTCAGAGCTCACAAGCCTTTGGTTGTTCATAATGGATTGGTTGACATGGTTTTCCTGTACCAGAGTTTCTATGCCCATTTGCCCGAGAAGCTGGGTACGTTTACTGCAGACCTCTCGGAGATGTTCCCAGCAGGCATCTATGACACCAAATACGCCACCGAGTATGAGCTGCGGCTCACGGCCTCATATCTGGAGTACGCCTTTAAGAAGTG CAAGCTGGATAATGGCAGATCCATTCAGGCAGGTGGCCACGGGCCTCATGTGTTCCTGGAGTTCTGTAACTACACTGGGAACATGCAGAGCTATGTGGACTACAGGCCATGCGCTGATGGTCATGTGGGAGGCGCAACAGATGTCTGCATACAGTTCTCT GCTTACGGGTGGTGTCCCAATGGGTCTCAGTGCCCCATGTCTCACGACACAGACCTGATCATCCAGCAGGACGAGCGGACTAAGGAGAGCAAGCGCCAGAAGAGGAAACGCAAGAAGAAGCAGAAGGGCCCACAGGAGTCGTACGAGGAGGGTCTGGACGCACCCCCGACCAAGCAGGCTCACCTAGAGGGCAGCAATGTCGAGGAGCAAGGTCAGAACAATGGAGTGGAGAAGAACTGCACCAGTGCTGTCACCGAGATGACCGATGACCTTCAGGAAGATAGCTGTGCAGATGCAGGCAGCATAAACCGTGAGACTTTGGGAGCGTCCGCAGAGGAGGAAGGAGCTGTTCCATCTGGGGCTCAGACTGGGGACCCCTCAGCGCTGGCGGTCAAGACTAGGGAAGCAGACGCAGCAGTGAAGAGGGCAGAGGCGGGGACCCACAGAGCTGGCTTTGATGCCTTTATGACCGGATACATCTTTTCCTACGCCAGTTCTCTGGCAGCGAAGAGCGAGGAGTCGAGCCCAGGCAAATGGCTGCTTGGCTGCTTAAACAAACTTTATCTAAGTGGTAAATCCGTACCCTTACACATTGTGAAAAGCACATTTTCCAAGTCGTCAAAGGCACACATGCATAAAATGGACATTGTCTGGGGAAAGCGCCTCAGTAACAATGCAGCTCCAAGGGTGGAAACGATGGCATGA
- the si:ch73-382f3.1 gene encoding THAP domain-containing protein 1 B isoform X2 — protein MHVCILSGKQLFRFPKDPVRSRKWVINCRRDFVPTPCSRLCQDHFEESQFEEIARSPAGGKKLKPNAIPTLFNVPDPPSPITPQITLPIKPEPVEKDLNVGDHGYARRQPKLSTEEEAGLQATEEEHPCTLCQHYKAQLEQQQQHTARLQREVEEMKKRLHKLNKIEKGLQMFLFEDQIRALTLAKRSRRAVWSQDTVLTARKIRCAVGVKGYEFLRDLGYPLPSYRTLCNRLEPKAMSTSMQEELAELGLGIITSCNSPEGSGANDDGLIGVMT, from the exons atgcatgtgtgtattcttTCTG GTAAACAACTCTTTAGATTTCCGAAAGACCCCGTACGAAGCAGAAAGTGGGTGATAAACTGTCGACGTGACTTTGTGCCGACACCCTGCTCCAGGTTATGCCAG GACCATTTCGAAGAAAGTCAGTTTGAAGAAATCGCAAGATCACCAGCAGGGGGGAAGAAACTAAAACCTAATGCCATCCCTACCCTCTTTAATGTACCCGACCCCCCCTCTCCCATCACACCTCAGATAACTCTACCTATTAAACCAGAACCAG TGGAGAAGGACCTTAACGTGGGAGACCATGGCTATGCTCGGCGACAGCCTAAACTGAGTACAGAGGAGGAGGCAGGACTGCAGGCCACAGAGGAAGAGCACCCTTGCACTCTCTGTCAACACTACAAGGCTCAGCtggagcagcagcaacaacacacaGCCAGGCTACAGAGAGAG GTAGAGGAAATGAAGAAACGTCTCCACAAACTGAACAAGATCGAGAAAGGGCTTCAGATGTTCCTGTTTGAGGATCAGATCCGGGCGCTCACCTTGGCCAAGCGCTCGCGCAGGGCCGTGTGGTCTCAGGACACTGTGTTGACTGCCCGCAAAATCCGTTGCGCCGTCGGGGTCAAAGGGTACGAGTTCCTCCGAGATCTGGGATACCCCTTACCCTCCTACAGAACTTTGTGCAACCGATTGGAGCCCAAAGCAATGTCCACCAGCATGCAGGAAGAGCTGGCTGAACTGGGCCTTGGCATCATAACATCATGTAACAGTCCAGAGGGCAGTGGAGCTAATGATGACGGACTTATAGGGGTGATGACGTAG